In Bradyrhizobium sp. 200, the sequence GAGAGGCGGTTCCGCGGCCTGTTCTGGAGAAAACAAAAGGTGACGAAACTGGCCGGCGGCCGTTTGCCGAGTCGGAGACCAAAAGTCTAGTCCGCATTCAGTCGCTGTATCGGCAATCAATGCCGTCGCGTCCTGCACACTTGCCTTGATTTACGAATGGCAAAGAGGTCCGTCGCAGCTGTATTCCCCGCTGCTATGGAAACTATACTTGCCGGTAATTAGAAAATTTCATCCCGCGCGGCGATCATTGGCTGCCACCGTCGCAGATTTCATCGAGTAACGCCCAGCGCAACCTCAGTCCGAATCCAACGACTCCGCGCACCGACGAGGACGCGCTATCTCCCCGAATATACCGCATCGGGCAACTTGATCCTGCCGAAGAAACTTCAATGTGTGGGCGTTCGTCGGCTAACCGCTCGCTCCCAACGCGCTCAAGAGGGATCCATGGCTTTCACGTTAAAGATCAACGGCACCCCCCGTGAGGTCGATGTCGACGGCGACATCCCGCTGCTGTGGGTGCTGCGCGACGTGCTCGGCATGACCGGGACCAAGTTCGGCTGCGGCCAGGCGCTGTGCGGCGCCTGCACCGTGCATCTTGGCGGCCAGCCGATCCGCTCGTGCCAGACGCCGGTCGACAGCGTCGGCGACAGTGCGATCACCACGATCGAGGCGATCGGCCGGACGCCGCAGGGCGCGGCCTTGCAGAAGGCATGGCTGGAGCTGGAGGTGGTGCAGTGCGGCTACTGCCAGTCCGGCCAGATCATGTCGGCGGCGGCGCTGTTGAAGGATACGCCGAAGCCGACGGATGACGACATCAACG encodes:
- a CDS encoding (2Fe-2S)-binding protein; the protein is MAFTLKINGTPREVDVDGDIPLLWVLRDVLGMTGTKFGCGQALCGACTVHLGGQPIRSCQTPVDSVGDSAITTIEAIGRTPQGAALQKAWLELEVVQCGYCQSGQIMSAAALLKDTPKPTDDDINAAMSGNVCRCGTYHRIRAAIKHAAGV